CCGTCCTGCGAGCCGGACCCGTAGACCCAGTCGAAGTCCTCGCCGCCGGTGCCCCCGGTGTCGTTGCCACGCCCTGCCATGCCGATGACGCTACCGTCACGGCGTGAGCGAAATCGTCGCGGCACGCACGCCGTCGTACTCCCGCATCGAGCTGGCCACGCTGACCTCGCGGGCGCAGGCCAACCTGCTGGGCAACATCCACGGCGGCGAGGTGGTCAAGCTGGCCGACTCCACGGCGGGTGTCGTGGCGCAGCGGCACAGCGGGGGCCCGGCCGTCACCGCGGCGCTCGACGAGATGGCCTTCCTCGAGCCGGTCCGGGTCGGCGACATCATCCGGACCTTCGGCCAGGTCAACTGGGTGGGCCGGTCCTCGATGGAGATCGGCGTCCGGATCGAGACCGAGCCGTGGGACGCGGCCGGCAAGGTGCTGCACGTCGGCTCGGCCTACTTCGTGTTCGTGGCCGTCGACGGCGCGGGCCACGGCCGGCCGGTCCCGGCGCTCGAGCCGGAGACCGACGAGGACCGTCGCCGGATGCACGAGGCCGAGGTGCGCCGGGCCCACCGGCTCGCGCGACGCACGGAGATCGACGCGATCCGCGCCGGGTCCTAGGCCCTTGCCACCTCGGTCAGCGCGGCGGCCACGGCGTCGACGGCAGCGGGACGCGGGGGAGCGCCGTACGTCGAGAGCTGGACGCGGCGGTGCGCGGCGAGCGGGCGGCGTACGACGTCGCGGTTCTGGTGGGCACGCAGGGCCAGCCCGGGCAGCACGGTGACGCCGAGCCCGCTCGCGACCAAGGACTGCACGGCGACGTAGTCGTCGCTCGCGAACGCGATCGCGGGGGTGAAGCCGGCGTCCGCGCACAGGCTGAGCAGCTCGCGCCGGCAGCGCTCGCAGCCGGTGATCCAGCCCGACCCGGCGTAGCC
This genomic interval from Nocardioides kongjuensis contains the following:
- a CDS encoding hotdog domain-containing protein gives rise to the protein MSEIVAARTPSYSRIELATLTSRAQANLLGNIHGGEVVKLADSTAGVVAQRHSGGPAVTAALDEMAFLEPVRVGDIIRTFGQVNWVGRSSMEIGVRIETEPWDAAGKVLHVGSAYFVFVAVDGAGHGRPVPALEPETDEDRRRMHEAEVRRAHRLARRTEIDAIRAGS